A genomic region of Alnus glutinosa chromosome 11, dhAlnGlut1.1, whole genome shotgun sequence contains the following coding sequences:
- the LOC133882789 gene encoding squalene synthase produces the protein MGSLGAILKNPDDLYPLLKLKMAARHAEKQIPPEPHWAFCYTMLQKVSRSFAMVIQQLDSELRNAICIFYLVLRALDTVEDDTSIATDVKVPILKAFHRHIYDCEWHFSCGTKDYEVLMDQFHHVSTAFLELGKSYQEAIEEITNRMGAGMAKFICKEVETIDDYDEYCHYVAGLVGLGLSKLFHASGSEDLASDHLSNSMGLFLQKTNIIRDYLEDINEIPKSRMFWPRQIWSKYVNKLEDLKYELNSEKAVQCLNDMVTNALMHAEDCLKYMSALRDPSIFRFCAIPQIMAIGTLALCYNNIEVFRGVVKMRRGLTAKVIDRTKTMADVYGAFFDFSCMLKSKVDENDPNATKTLSRLEAIQKTCRDSGVLNKRKSYIIRSEPRFNPALIAILFIMLSIIFAYLSTKRPKN, from the exons ATGGGGAGTTTAGGTGCGATTCTGAAAAACCCAGATGACCTTTACCCGTTGTTGAAGCTGAAGATGGCGGCGAGGCACGCCGAGAAGCAGATCCCTCCGGAGCCGCACTGGGCCTTCTGCTACACCATGCTCCAGAAGGTCTCTCGCAGCTTCGCCATGGTTATTCAGCAGCTCGATTCAGAGCTTCGCAACGCT ATATGCATATTTTATTTGGTTCTTCGAGCCCTGGACACTGTTG AGGATGATACAAGCATAGCTACAGATGTTAAAGTGCCAATCCTGAAAGCTTTTCATCGTCACATATATGATTGCGAGTGGCATTTTTCAT GTGGTACAAAGGACTACGAAGTTCTTATGGACCAATTTCATCATGTGTCGACTGCTTTTCTGGAGCTTGGAAAGAG TTATCAGGAGGCAATTGAGGAAATTACCAACAGAATGGGTGCaggaatggcaaaatttatATGCAAGGAG GTAGAGACAATTGATGACTATGATGAATATTGCCACTATGTAGCAGGACTTGTTGGACTAGGTTTGTCCAAGCTTTTCCATGCCTCTGGGTCAGAAGATTTGGCTTCAGATCATCTCTCAAATTCAATGGGTTTATTTCTTCAG AAAACAAACATAATACGAGATTATTTGGAGGATATTAATGAGATACCAAAGTCTCGTATGTTCTGGCCTCGTCAGATCTGGAGTAAATATGTTAACAAACTTGAG GACTTGAAATATGAGTTAAACTCTGAAAAGGCAGTGCAATGTTTGAATGACATGGTCACTAATGCTTTGATGCATGCGGAAGATTGCTTGAAATACATGTCTGCTTTACGAGATCCTTCAATTTTTCGATTTTGTGCTATCCCCCAG ATCATGGCCATTGGAACACTGGCATTATGCTACAACAACATTGAAGTCTTCAGAGGTGTAGTCAAAATGAGGCGTG GTCTTACTGCCAAAGTCATTGATCGTACAAAAACGATGGCAGATGTCTATGGTGCTTTCTTTGATTTCTCCTGTATGTTGAAGTCAAAG GTTGACGAGAATGACCCTAATGCAACAAAAACGTTGAGCAGGCTGGAAGCAATACAGAAAACCTGCAGGGATTCAGGAGTCCTTAACAAGAG AAAATCTTACATAATCAGGAGCGAGCCTAGATTCAATCCGGCTCTT ATTGCTATACTGTTCATTATGCTGTCCATCATTTTTGCTTATCTCTCTACCAAACGACCAAAGAATTAA
- the LOC133882790 gene encoding SH3 domain-containing protein 2-like isoform X1: protein MEAIRKQATKLREQVARQQQAVLKQFGAGGYGGSDNLVTDEAELHQHQKLEKLYISTRAGKHYQRDIVRGVEGYIVTGSKQVEIGTKLSEDSRKYGAEHTCTSGSTLSRAALNYGRARAHMEKERGNLLKALGTQVAEPLRAMVMGAPLEDARHLAQRYDRMRQEAEAQAIEVSKRQAKVRETVGNIENISKLEAAEAKLQDLKSNMAILGKEAAAAMAAVEAQQQRLTLQRLITMVEAERTYHQRVLQILDQLEGEMVSERQRIEAPPSPSMDNTMPPPPSYEEVNGIYASETNNGSTDSMGYFLGEVVHPYQAESDVELNLSVGDYIVVRKVTNNGWAEGECKGRAGWFPFGYVERRERVLASKVAEVF from the exons ATGGAGGCTATTAGAAAGCAAGCCACCAAGCTCCGAGAACAGGTCGCTAGGCAACagcag GCTGTCCTCAAACAGTTTGGTGCTGGGGGATATGGTGGTTCTGATAACTTAGTCACTGATGAGGCAGAGCTCCATCAGCATCAGAAACTTGAGAAGCTTTACATATCAACACGTGCTGGCAAG CATTATCAAAGGGATATTGTTCGTGGTGTAGAAGGATATATTGTCACTGGTTCCAAACAAGTAGAAATTG GAACAAAGTTGTCAGAGGATAGCAGGAAATATGGTGCAGAACATACATGTACTAGTGGCAGTACTTTATCAAGAGCCGCGTTAAATTATGGGCGTGCTCGTGCTCATATGGAGAAGGAGAGGGGAAATCTGTTGAAAGCTCTTGGTACACAG GTTGCAGAGCCATTAAGAGCAATGGTAATGGGAGCTCCATTGGAGGACGCTCGACATCTTGCTCAACGTTATGATAGAATGCGACAAGAAGCTGAAGCTCAG GCTATTGAAGTTTCAAAACGCCAAGCAAAAGTGAGGGAAACAGTAGGCAATATTGAGAATATTTCGAAACTGGAGGCTGCTGAAGCAAAGCTGCAAGATCTGAAGTCAAACATGGCAATATTAGGGAAGGAGGCGGCTGCAGCAATGGCTGCTGTTGAAGCTCAACAACAGAGGCTAACTCTCCAGCGACTTATTACTATG GTCGAAGCTGAACGTACTTATCATCAGAGAGTCCTTCAGATACTTGATCAGCTTGAAGGCGAG ATGGTTTCCGAACGACAACGGATTGAAGCTCCCCCTAGTCCTAGTATGGATAACACCATGCCTCCACCTCCATCATATGAAGAAGTTAATGGCATATATGCTTCTGAAACAAATAATGGATCAACAGACTCCATGGGCTACTTTTTAGGGGAG GTCGTGCATCCGTATCAAGCTGAATCTGATGTGGAGCTAAATCTGTCAGTTGGTGACTATATTGTTGTCCGAAAG GTGACAAACAATGGGTGGGCTGAGGGTGAATGCAAAGGGAGAGCCGGTTGGTTTCCATTTGGATACGTTGAAAGAAGGGAACGTGTTCTTGCAAGCAAGGTAGCTGAAGTGTTTTGA
- the LOC133882790 gene encoding SH3 domain-containing protein 2-like isoform X2, translated as MEAIRKQATKLREQVARQQQFGAGGYGGSDNLVTDEAELHQHQKLEKLYISTRAGKHYQRDIVRGVEGYIVTGSKQVEIGTKLSEDSRKYGAEHTCTSGSTLSRAALNYGRARAHMEKERGNLLKALGTQVAEPLRAMVMGAPLEDARHLAQRYDRMRQEAEAQAIEVSKRQAKVRETVGNIENISKLEAAEAKLQDLKSNMAILGKEAAAAMAAVEAQQQRLTLQRLITMVEAERTYHQRVLQILDQLEGEMVSERQRIEAPPSPSMDNTMPPPPSYEEVNGIYASETNNGSTDSMGYFLGEVVHPYQAESDVELNLSVGDYIVVRKVTNNGWAEGECKGRAGWFPFGYVERRERVLASKVAEVF; from the exons ATGGAGGCTATTAGAAAGCAAGCCACCAAGCTCCGAGAACAGGTCGCTAGGCAACagcag TTTGGTGCTGGGGGATATGGTGGTTCTGATAACTTAGTCACTGATGAGGCAGAGCTCCATCAGCATCAGAAACTTGAGAAGCTTTACATATCAACACGTGCTGGCAAG CATTATCAAAGGGATATTGTTCGTGGTGTAGAAGGATATATTGTCACTGGTTCCAAACAAGTAGAAATTG GAACAAAGTTGTCAGAGGATAGCAGGAAATATGGTGCAGAACATACATGTACTAGTGGCAGTACTTTATCAAGAGCCGCGTTAAATTATGGGCGTGCTCGTGCTCATATGGAGAAGGAGAGGGGAAATCTGTTGAAAGCTCTTGGTACACAG GTTGCAGAGCCATTAAGAGCAATGGTAATGGGAGCTCCATTGGAGGACGCTCGACATCTTGCTCAACGTTATGATAGAATGCGACAAGAAGCTGAAGCTCAG GCTATTGAAGTTTCAAAACGCCAAGCAAAAGTGAGGGAAACAGTAGGCAATATTGAGAATATTTCGAAACTGGAGGCTGCTGAAGCAAAGCTGCAAGATCTGAAGTCAAACATGGCAATATTAGGGAAGGAGGCGGCTGCAGCAATGGCTGCTGTTGAAGCTCAACAACAGAGGCTAACTCTCCAGCGACTTATTACTATG GTCGAAGCTGAACGTACTTATCATCAGAGAGTCCTTCAGATACTTGATCAGCTTGAAGGCGAG ATGGTTTCCGAACGACAACGGATTGAAGCTCCCCCTAGTCCTAGTATGGATAACACCATGCCTCCACCTCCATCATATGAAGAAGTTAATGGCATATATGCTTCTGAAACAAATAATGGATCAACAGACTCCATGGGCTACTTTTTAGGGGAG GTCGTGCATCCGTATCAAGCTGAATCTGATGTGGAGCTAAATCTGTCAGTTGGTGACTATATTGTTGTCCGAAAG GTGACAAACAATGGGTGGGCTGAGGGTGAATGCAAAGGGAGAGCCGGTTGGTTTCCATTTGGATACGTTGAAAGAAGGGAACGTGTTCTTGCAAGCAAGGTAGCTGAAGTGTTTTGA